The following DNA comes from Gordonia zhaorongruii.
GCCTGGGCTGGGGAGTGGCAGGCCCCGGGGCCCCGCTTCCCGGAGACGTCCCAGCCTGCTGGGTCGGTGCGGCGGACGACATGATCTGCAATGCCACCGAGGACTCGCTGATACGCGACATCGCCGACCTGACGGACTCGTTGTCCGTGTCGCACGTCCGTCGCTGGATGAGCGCCATGCGCGGGGCCGTACTCTCCGACCGCATGCAGAACGCGGCTCGCACGAGTGTGTCGCCGAGCCAGTGGCGACGGGATCTTCACCGTCTGGGCAATGCGGCGCGCGAGTTGCGGGGCTATCTGCCACCGCAGATCCGGATCGGCAGTCGGCCGATCCTCAACCGTGGCGGTGGCCGCCACGTGTCGTACGCCGAGGAGCCCTACCGGCACGCACCTCTCACCGACCCGGACACCACCGGGTGCGAGTACCTCGCCGAGTGGATGCAGGTGCAGGTCACCATGGGGGAGCGGTTGGAGTCGCACAATTCCGGAGAACGCCGGCTGCAGCCCGCGAGTTGAACCTACCGACGGGACCGGGCCCCTACCGACATGAAGTCGGAAGGGGCCCGGTCGTACGCTGAGGCGTTTCAGCGTTGTCTCCGCGTCGGCGGTTATGTTCCGTTGTACTGGCCGCCGCTGGTGCCGCGGACCACGATCGGAGTGCCGCGTCCGACGTTGTCGTAGATCCACTTGCCGTTCGCAGTGCTCACGTTGATGCAGCCGTGGCTGGCGTTCGAGGAGCCCTGCTGTGCGACCGACCAGGGAGCGGCGTGGATGAAGATGCCGTCCCAGGACATGCGGGTCGCGTACTCGACGTAGGTGCGGTAACCCTCAGGGGAGTCGATCGGCACGCCGTACGTGGACGAGTCCATGTACATGTCGCGGTACTTCTCCTTGGTGTGGTACACGCCGTTGGAGGTCGGGTGCTTGTCGGTGCCCATGGAGATCGGCATCTTCTTGATGAAGTCGCCGTTCTTCCACCAGTAGATCTGGTGCTCACCGTCGACCGCGAGCGCCACGTATCCGGTTTCGGACTTCACGTTCGGCATCGCCGGTGCGGCCGGCTTCTCCGGAGTGGTGCTCTTGGGCTTGGGCTTCGGCTTGGGCTTCGGCGTAGGAGTCTTCTTCTCCTGCTGCGGAGGCGTGGGGATCGGAAGATTCGGCGCCTTGGGGAGCTCCGGAACCTCGACCGGCGGCATACCCGGAATGATGGTGACGGGTGCCGCATCCGCTACAGCGGGAACACCGACGCTCAGGGTCGCCGCGCTCAGCGCGATGGCGGCCACGCGCGCAGCGCGGCCTGCAGTCTTGTTCTTGAACACGTCGTTTTCTACCTTCGTTCGTCCGTAACGACACGCCACCCCCGTGGACGCTCGCTCGCCATCGTTACACAACTGTTGCAACTGTGCCAATCCGAAACGCACGGAAAGTCGTATGGTGCCGGGTTCGCGGCGGTCTCGGCCGCAAAAAGCAGTGAGGCCGGAGAGTGGGAACACTCTCCGGCCGCTGCCGAGCGGGTGACGGGAATCGAACCCGCGTAGCTAGTTTGGAAGACTAGGGCTCTACCATTGAGCTACACCCGCGTTGCACTTCGTCGTGCGATGCGGAACATTACCGCAGTGGTTCACCAATGATCAAAACCGGTGCCGGGTTCGTGTCCTGTGGGGCGCGGGCCGTACTATGTGGGATCGGCTGTGCCCGCGTCTGGGCACGACCCCGGGATGTGGCGCAGCTTGGTAGCGCATCCGCTTTGGGAGCGGAGGGTCGCAGGTTCAAATCCTGTCATCCCGACGGATTATGACTCGTACGTAGATATAAGGAGCAATCAAGCCGTGAAGAGCATCGTCGAGCAGCTGAGCCCGACCCGAGTCAAGCTGAATGTCGAGGTCCCGTTCGAGGAACTCTCCGGTGACTTCGACCGGGCTTACCAGTCCCTCGCCCAGCAGATCCGGATTCCCGGATTCCGTCCGGGCAAGGCTCCGGCCAAGCTGATCGAGGCGCGCGTCGGACGTCAGGCGATTCTGGAGCAGGTCGTCAACGACGCCCTTCCCGCCAAGTACTCGGAGGCTGTCTCCGAAGGCGACATCAAGGCGATCAGCCAGCCGGAGATCGATGTGGACGAACTGGTCTACGGCGAGCCGGTCAAGTTCACCGCAGAGGTGGACGTTCGTCCCGAGATCAGCCTTCCCGATTACTCGACCCTGTCGGTCGAGGTCGACCCGATCGAGGTCGCGGACGCAGATGTCGAGACGGAACTCGAGCAGCTGCGCGCGCGCTTCGGCACCCTCGCGGGTGTCGAGCGGGGAGCGACCACCGGTGACTTCGTCTCGATCGACCTGGTCGCCACCGTCGACGGCAAGACCGTCGACGAAGCGACCACCGAGGGACTCTCGCACGAGGTCGGCAGCGGCGACCTGGTCGACGGACTCGAGGATGCGATCGAGGGACTCAAGGCCGGTGAGAAGGCCGACTTCTCCACCACGCTGGTCGCGGGCGAGTTCGCCGGCGAGGAAGCTGCGGTCACGGTCACCGTCAACTCGGTGAAGGAGCGCGAGCTTCCCGAGGTCGACGACGAGTTCGCTCAGCTCGCCAGCGAGTTCGACACCGTCGAGGAGCTGCGCGCGAGCCTTCGCGACCAGGTCTCGGAATCGAAGAAGTACGAGCAGGCGGGCGCCATCCGCGACGCGGTCCTCGAGGAGCTTCTGGAGACTGTCGAGTTCCCGCTGCCGGAGAAGACCATCGACGACGAGGTCGAGGCGGTCCAGCACCAGCTGGTTCACGCTCTCGGTCACGACGACGAGCAGGTCGGCAAGTTCCTCGAGGCGCAGGGCAAGTCGCGCGAGGAGTGGGACGCCGAGAGCCGCACCGAGGCCGAGAAGTCGGTCCGCACGCAGCTGCTGCTCGACGCGGTGGCCGACGCCGAGGGCACCGAGGTCGATCAGGACGAGCTGACCCAGCAGATCCTGATGCAGTCGCAGCGTTACGGTGTGGCACCGCAGGAGTTCATCCAGCAGCTGCAGAACGCCAACCAGATCGGCGCGCTGTACGCCGATGTGCGCCGTAACAAGTCGCTCGCGAACATCATCGGTCAGGTGAAGGTCGTCGACGCCAACGGCGACGTCATCGACACCGACGCCTTCTTCGGCGGTGCCGAGGCCGACGCTGAAGATGCCGACGAGAAGGCCGCCGACGCCGACGAGTGATGCATCCGCCCGTACGGGCACACCGCGCCAGCCGGGACGGATACCTCCGTCCCGGCTGGCGCTTTCTGCAAGGACGAACCGTCGCATCGTTCCGCTGTGAGCGAATAAGGGGTGTCACCGGAACAAATAGGGGCCCCCGAGTGATTAACCTCGGTAGCAACACCGAACACCCTCGGGTGGGGGACGCCTTCACCTTCATGAGTGGGACGGTCATCATTTCGACAGATTGGGACAACCAGTGAGCAATCTCCACACACCCTCGATGAGCTCGGGCGTCGCCGGCCTGAACCTGACCGATTCGGTCTTCGAACGGCTTCTGCGTGAGCGGATCATCTTCCTGGGCACTCAGGTCGACGACGAGATCGCCAACCGTCTGTGCGCGCAGATCCTCCTACTCGCCGCAGAGGATCCGGACAAGGACATCAACCTCTACATCAACTCGCCGGGTGGCAGCGTCACCTCCGGTATGGCGATCTTCGACACCATGAAGCTCGCGCCCTGCGACGTCGCGACGTACGCGATGGGCATGGCGGCCTCGATGGGGCAGTTCCTTCTCGCAGCGGGAACCAAGGGCAAGCGCCACGCGCTGCCGCACGCGCGCATCATGATGCACCAGCCGTCTGCGGGCATCGGCGGCACCGCCGCCGACATCGCCATTCAGGCGGAGCAGTTCGCGGCCACCAAGCGCGAGATGAACCGGCTCAACGCCGAATTCACCGGTCAGCCCCTCGAGACGATCGAAGCCGACGCCGATCGCGACAACTGGTTCACGGCCGAGGAGGCCAAGGCGTACGGCTTCGTCGACCACGTCGTGACCACCGCTGCTCGTCCGGGCGCCTGATCGACGCTCGCATCAACCGTCCACACATCTTCACCGGTTACGGAGAAAACATGAACAACTCGCTTCCCGCCGAAGTGCGCGCGGGCATCCCGGACGCGGCGCTCGCGCTCAAGAGCATCCAGGCTCGTTACATCCTCCCGAGTTTCATCGAGAACACCCCGAACGGACAGCGTCAGTACGATCCGTACGCGAAGCTGTTCGAGGAGCGGATCGTGTTCGTCGGCACGCCGATCGACCAGACCGTCGCGAACGACGTGATGGCGCAGCTGCTGGTTCTGGAGAGCCAGGACCCGGACCGTGACATCACTATGTACGTCAACTCGCCGGGTGGCAGCGTGCCCGACATGCTCGCCATCTACGACACGATGCAGTACGTCCACTGCGACGTCGTCACCGTGTGCCTGGGCGAGGCTGCGTCGGCAGCGGCGATCCTGCTGGCCGGCGGCACGCCGGGTAAGCGGGCGGCCCTGCCGAACGCGACCGTGCTGATCCACCAGCCGCGCACCGGCGGTGCCTACCAGGGGCAGGTGTCCGACCTCGAGATCCAGGCGGCCGAGATCG
Coding sequences within:
- a CDS encoding ATP-dependent Clp protease proteolytic subunit; the protein is MNNSLPAEVRAGIPDAALALKSIQARYILPSFIENTPNGQRQYDPYAKLFEERIVFVGTPIDQTVANDVMAQLLVLESQDPDRDITMYVNSPGGSVPDMLAIYDTMQYVHCDVVTVCLGEAASAAAILLAGGTPGKRAALPNATVLIHQPRTGGAYQGQVSDLEIQAAEIERIRKRLDDILAFHTGQDAETIRKDTDRDNILTAEDAKEYGLIDEVFDYRKKSARR
- a CDS encoding L,D-transpeptidase → MFKNKTAGRAARVAAIALSAATLSVGVPAVADAAPVTIIPGMPPVEVPELPKAPNLPIPTPPQQEKKTPTPKPKPKPKPKSTTPEKPAAPAMPNVKSETGYVALAVDGEHQIYWWKNGDFIKKMPISMGTDKHPTSNGVYHTKEKYRDMYMDSSTYGVPIDSPEGYRTYVEYATRMSWDGIFIHAAPWSVAQQGSSNASHGCINVSTANGKWIYDNVGRGTPIVVRGTSGGQYNGT
- a CDS encoding PE-PPE domain-containing protein → METAPEPITVLAVGGTGESYPGDARTHVTGMLAAVTDRLDDRFAARWVGYPASYGPTAGRHGLAYVDSVAFGVGRLASAIRETDGPVMLIGYSQGAAVIRTLLSHPSAARLVDQVASVGFVADPNQPPGVIDGCLGWGVAGPGAPLPGDVPACWVGAADDMICNATEDSLIRDIADLTDSLSVSHVRRWMSAMRGAVLSDRMQNAARTSVSPSQWRRDLHRLGNAARELRGYLPPQIRIGSRPILNRGGGRHVSYAEEPYRHAPLTDPDTTGCEYLAEWMQVQVTMGERLESHNSGERRLQPAS
- a CDS encoding ATP-dependent Clp protease proteolytic subunit — translated: MSSGVAGLNLTDSVFERLLRERIIFLGTQVDDEIANRLCAQILLLAAEDPDKDINLYINSPGGSVTSGMAIFDTMKLAPCDVATYAMGMAASMGQFLLAAGTKGKRHALPHARIMMHQPSAGIGGTAADIAIQAEQFAATKREMNRLNAEFTGQPLETIEADADRDNWFTAEEAKAYGFVDHVVTTAARPGA
- the tig gene encoding trigger factor, with protein sequence MKSIVEQLSPTRVKLNVEVPFEELSGDFDRAYQSLAQQIRIPGFRPGKAPAKLIEARVGRQAILEQVVNDALPAKYSEAVSEGDIKAISQPEIDVDELVYGEPVKFTAEVDVRPEISLPDYSTLSVEVDPIEVADADVETELEQLRARFGTLAGVERGATTGDFVSIDLVATVDGKTVDEATTEGLSHEVGSGDLVDGLEDAIEGLKAGEKADFSTTLVAGEFAGEEAAVTVTVNSVKERELPEVDDEFAQLASEFDTVEELRASLRDQVSESKKYEQAGAIRDAVLEELLETVEFPLPEKTIDDEVEAVQHQLVHALGHDDEQVGKFLEAQGKSREEWDAESRTEAEKSVRTQLLLDAVADAEGTEVDQDELTQQILMQSQRYGVAPQEFIQQLQNANQIGALYADVRRNKSLANIIGQVKVVDANGDVIDTDAFFGGAEADAEDADEKAADADE